The Haloplanus sp. GDY1 genomic sequence CGACCGCCTCCGGTCGACCGACTATCGCCGCGAGACCGACCTCGGACGCTTCATCGCCGGCAACGAGCCGTACCTCGTCCGCTGACCGGACCGATCCCGCCGCTCCGCGACCGCATCTACTGCGAATGTCACCCTAACACCACAAACGCGGACATTCGAACACTTCGATTTCTATTTGTGGAAGATATTGGTCTAGCCAACAGCTTTTTCACTACATACGTAAATCTAGGAACCGACGCGAACGGCCTCCGGCCCGACGCGTCACGTATCGCATAGCACATTGCGAGTCAGGTGCTCCTCGCAGTGGCTTGGTCAGTCGGACGACCACCATGTGTGGTCCCGTACGTTCTCCGTGCGGGGGACGCCACTCCGGCGTCGCCCGTTCGTTCGGAGAGCAAATCATTCGGTGCTTTACGAAACCTTGAAACGCGAACCGCCGGTATCGGTTGGTATGGAACTGCGGGTCATCGAGAAGACCGACGAGGAACTTCGCATGGAGATCGCGGGGGAGGATCACACGTTCATGAACGTCCTCAAGGGGGCGTTGCTGGAGACGCCGGGGGTCATGGCCGCGACGTACGACATGAACCCCGAACAGTCGGGCGGCCAGACCGACCCGATCCTCTCGGTCAAGACCGAGGACGGCACCGATCCCCTCGACGCCGTGGGCGACGCCACCCGTCGCGTGCAGGAACTCACCGACGACTTCGTGGCCGCGTTCGACGCGGCGGCCTAGAGCCGAACCGGAACGTCCCGTTCGTCTAGGTACTCCTTGACCTCGCGGATCGTGTACTCGTCGAAGTGGAAGATGGAGGCCGCGAGGGCGGCGTCGGCCCCGGCCTCGGTGAACACCTCGTGGGCGTCCTCGGGACCGCCACACCCCGACGAGGCGATGACGGGCGTCGAGACGCTCTCACAGACCGCGCGCGTGAGGGGGATGTCGTAGCCGTCCTTGGTGCCGTCGGCGTCGATCGAGTTGACGAACAGTTCGCCCGCGCCCCGCGACTCGACTTCGCGTGCCCACTCCACCACGTCGACGCCGGTGCCCTCGCGGCCGCCCTTGATCGTACACTCGAACCAGCAGGACTCGCCGTCGATCCGCTCGTAATGCTCGCCCGCCTCGTCGTAGCGGCGGCGGGCGTCGACGCTGATGACGATGCACTGACTGCCGAAGGCGGCCGCGCCGGCGTCGACCAGGTCGGGGTTCTCGATGGCCGCGGTGTTGATCGACACCTTGTCCGCCCCGGCCCGCAGCGTCTCCTTGATGTCCTCGCGGGTGCGGATGCCGCCGCCGACGGTGAGGGGGATGAACACCTCGTCGGCCACCCGTTCGACGACGTGGAGCATCGTCTCCCGGCCCTCGGCGCTGGCCGTGATGTCGAGGAAGACGAACTCGTCGGCGCCGGCCTCGTTGTACTCGCGGGCCATCTCGACCGGATCGCCCGTGTGCTTCAGATCCTCGAAGTTGACGCCGGTGTACACCGCCGGGTCGCCGTCCTCGTCGAGGTCCACGTCGATACAGGGGATGATGCGCTTGGTTACGGCCATTACTCGTGGCGGTGTATCCGTCGGCGGCCGACAAAAGCCGTCTGGTGTCGGCGCCCGCCCGATAGCAACGTATATATGTTAATAAATTAATCTATTATCGGTGATATGAACCCATGAGCTGCTGTTGCTGCTGTGGACCGATGGACCGGGAGGAGACCGCCCCGGAGCCGCCGGCCGGCGAACCGGAGCCGCCACGGCGCTGTACGAAGTATCGGCTGACCGTCGAGAGCATGGAAGTGTCACAGATCGACGACGGGTTCCTCGGCGGGGCGCTGGAGACGACGTGGACGTTCACCGTCAACGGGCAGGTGCAGACCTACGTCAACGACAGCCTGGAGGTGGGGACCCACTCCATCGGGAAGACCTTCTTCGTCGACGTGCCCGCCGAGACGTCGACGATCAAACTCGTCGTCTCGGGGGTCGAGGACGACCCCGTCTTCGACGACCCGCTCCCGGGCTTTACGCACGTGTGG encodes the following:
- a CDS encoding DNA-directed RNA polymerase subunit L, encoding MELRVIEKTDEELRMEIAGEDHTFMNVLKGALLETPGVMAATYDMNPEQSGGQTDPILSVKTEDGTDPLDAVGDATRRVQELTDDFVAAFDAAA
- the hisF gene encoding imidazole glycerol phosphate synthase subunit HisF is translated as MAVTKRIIPCIDVDLDEDGDPAVYTGVNFEDLKHTGDPVEMAREYNEAGADEFVFLDITASAEGRETMLHVVERVADEVFIPLTVGGGIRTREDIKETLRAGADKVSINTAAIENPDLVDAGAAAFGSQCIVISVDARRRYDEAGEHYERIDGESCWFECTIKGGREGTGVDVVEWAREVESRGAGELFVNSIDADGTKDGYDIPLTRAVCESVSTPVIASSGCGGPEDAHEVFTEAGADAALAASIFHFDEYTIREVKEYLDERDVPVRL